In one Zalophus californianus isolate mZalCal1 chromosome 10, mZalCal1.pri.v2, whole genome shotgun sequence genomic region, the following are encoded:
- the MSTO1 gene encoding protein misato homolog 1 isoform X3: MMAGRLEAFGQGESLLKEPRYLEELEDRLHFFVEECDYLQGFQILCDLHDGFSGVGAKATELLRDEYSGRGIITWGLLPGPYSLGEPQKNIYRLLNTAFGLVHMSAHSSLVCPLSLGGSLGLRPEPPVTFPHLRYDATLPFHCAAILATALDTVTVPYRRRSSPVSMVHLADTLNSSGKKVATAAAAIPFPLVPGQCLPDALAQLGGAAAWTPLSACGRPSGARFAQSVVLRGLDKACLTSRPAPGTRLPSPLHACDTGEDVLAQYLQQQQPRARSSAHLLLAPCKVVPPYPCLFSPSLGRHGLLLDGPPSGAAVESIPVLGALCSSSTLGRALGDLARDLGKLDVRRWASFMDAGVEQGDVEEALQELGSLAQCYQGGDGLAD, from the exons ATGATGG CAGGCCGCCTGGAGGCTTTTGGCCAAGGCGAGAGTCTCCTGAAGGAGCCCAGGTATCTGGAAGAGCTGGAGGACAGACTGCATTTCTTCGTGGAGGAATGTGACTACCTGCAG GGTTTCCAGATCCTGTGTGACCTGCACGATGGCTTCTCTGGGGTAGGCGCGAAGGCCACAGAGTTGCTACGGGACGAGTATTCGGGGCGGGGAATAATAACCTGGGGCCTTCTCCCTGGTCCCTACAGTCTTGGG gagccccagaaaaaCATCTATCGTCTGCTGAACACAGCTTTTGGCCTGGTGCACATGTCTGCTCACAGCTCCCTGGTCTGCCCCTTGTCCTTGGGCGGGAGCCTGGGACTGCGGCCTGAGCCTCCGGTCACCTTCCCTCACCTCCGTTATGAC GCCACTCTGCCCTTCCACTGTGCCGCCATCCTGGCTACAGCCCTGGACACAGTCACGGTTCCTTACCGCCGGCGTTCCTCACCAGTTTCCATGGTTCATCTGGCCGATACGCTGAACTCCTCTGGGAAAAAG gtggcgacggcggcggcggccatCCCCTTTCCCTTGGTACCAGGCCAGTGCCTCCCTGATGCCCTGGCGCAGCTCGGAGGGGCCGCGGCGTGGACCCCGCTGTCCGCATGCGGGCGTCCTTCTGGAGCGCGCTTCGCCCAGTCAGTGGTGCTGAGGGGTCTAGACAAAGCATGCCTCACCAG CCGGCCCGCCCCAGGGACACGTCTGCCTTCACCGCTCCACGCGTGCGACACGGGGGAGGACGTTTTGGCCCAGTActtgcagcagcagcagcctaGAGCCAGGAG CTCCGCCCACCTGCTGCTGGCGCCCTGCAAGGTGGTTCCTCCGTACCCCTGCCTCTTTTCCCCAAGCCTCGGCCGGCACGGTTTGCTTCTGGATGGCCCGCCATCGGGGGCAG CCGTGGAGAGCATCCCAGTGCTTGGggccctctgctcctcttctACTTTGGGCCGGGCCCTGGGAGACTTGGCCAGAGACCTCGGCAAACTGGACGTGCGGCGCTGGGCCAGCTTCATGGACGCTGGGGTGGAGCAGGGGGACGTGGAGGAGGCGCTGCAGGAGCTGGGCAGCCTGGCCCAGTGCTACCAGGGTGGGGACGGCCTCGCGGACTGA
- the MSTO1 gene encoding protein misato homolog 1 isoform X4, with amino-acid sequence MAGGAREVLTLQLGHFAGFVGAHWWNQQDAALCDAADAGEPPGELCPDVLYRAGRTPSGQDTYTPRLVLMDLKGSLSSLKQEGGLYGDRQLDAAIAWQGKLTTHKEELCPPNPYLQDLLSAEGVLSSDGTWRVKSIPNGKGPPPLTAATAPKPLVPTESSSRVWSDFLRVHLHPRSICMIQKYNHDGEAGRLEAFGQGESLLKEPRYLEELEDRLHFFVEECDYLQGFQILCDLHDGFSGVGAKATELLRDEYSGRGIITWGLLPGPYSLGEPQKNIYRLLNTAFGLVHMSAHSSLVCPLSLGGSLGLRPEPPVTFPHLRYDATLPFHCAAILATALDTVTVPYRRRSSPVSMVHLADTLNSSGKKVATAAAAIPFPLVPGQCLPDALAQLGGAAAWTPLSACGRPSGARFAQSVVLRGLDKACLTSRPAPGTRLPSPLHACDTGEDVLAQYLQQQQPRARSSAHLLLAPCKVVPPYPCLFSPSLGRHGSPFCPPTAVESIPVLGALCSSSTLGRALGDLARDLGKLDVRRWASFMDAGVEQGDVEEALQELGSLAQCYQGGDGLAD; translated from the exons ATGGCGGGTGGGGCCCGGGAGGTGCTGACGCTGCAGTTGGGCCACTTCGCAGGTTTCGTGGGAGCGCACTGGTGGAACCAGCAG GATGCTGCGCTGTGCGACGCGGCCGATGCCGGGGAGCCGCCGGGGGAGCTGTGTCCCGACGTCCTGTACCGGGCCGGCAGGACGCCGTCCGGCCAGGACACCTACACGCCCAGGCTCGTCCTCATGGATCTGAAGG GTAGTCTGAGCTCCCTAAAACAAGAAGGTGGCCTCTACGGGGACAGACAGCTAGATGCAGCGATAGCGTG GCAGGGAAAGCTCACCACACACAAGGAGGAACTCTGTCCCCCAAATCCTTATCTCCAGGACCTTCTGAGTGCAGAG GGAGTGCTGAGTAGTGATGGTACCTGGAGGGTCAAATCCATCCCCAATGGCAAAG GTCCCCCGCCACTCACCGCTGCTACAGCCCCCAAACCACTTGTCCCCACAGAGAGCAGCAGCAGAGTCTGGTCAGATTTCCTGCGCGTCCATCTCCATCCCCGGAGCATCTGTATGATTCAGAAGTACAACCATGATGG GGAAGCAGGCCGCCTGGAGGCTTTTGGCCAAGGCGAGAGTCTCCTGAAGGAGCCCAGGTATCTGGAAGAGCTGGAGGACAGACTGCATTTCTTCGTGGAGGAATGTGACTACCTGCAG GGTTTCCAGATCCTGTGTGACCTGCACGATGGCTTCTCTGGGGTAGGCGCGAAGGCCACAGAGTTGCTACGGGACGAGTATTCGGGGCGGGGAATAATAACCTGGGGCCTTCTCCCTGGTCCCTACAGTCTTGGG gagccccagaaaaaCATCTATCGTCTGCTGAACACAGCTTTTGGCCTGGTGCACATGTCTGCTCACAGCTCCCTGGTCTGCCCCTTGTCCTTGGGCGGGAGCCTGGGACTGCGGCCTGAGCCTCCGGTCACCTTCCCTCACCTCCGTTATGAC GCCACTCTGCCCTTCCACTGTGCCGCCATCCTGGCTACAGCCCTGGACACAGTCACGGTTCCTTACCGCCGGCGTTCCTCACCAGTTTCCATGGTTCATCTGGCCGATACGCTGAACTCCTCTGGGAAAAAG gtggcgacggcggcggcggccatCCCCTTTCCCTTGGTACCAGGCCAGTGCCTCCCTGATGCCCTGGCGCAGCTCGGAGGGGCCGCGGCGTGGACCCCGCTGTCCGCATGCGGGCGTCCTTCTGGAGCGCGCTTCGCCCAGTCAGTGGTGCTGAGGGGTCTAGACAAAGCATGCCTCACCAG CCGGCCCGCCCCAGGGACACGTCTGCCTTCACCGCTCCACGCGTGCGACACGGGGGAGGACGTTTTGGCCCAGTActtgcagcagcagcagcctaGAGCCAGGAG CTCCGCCCACCTGCTGCTGGCGCCCTGCAAGGTGGTTCCTCCGTACCCCTGCCTCTTTTCCCCAAGCCTCGGCCGGCACG GCTCCCCTTTCTGTCCCCCCACAGCCGTGGAGAGCATCCCAGTGCTTGGggccctctgctcctcttctACTTTGGGCCGGGCCCTGGGAGACTTGGCCAGAGACCTCGGCAAACTGGACGTGCGGCGCTGGGCCAGCTTCATGGACGCTGGGGTGGAGCAGGGGGACGTGGAGGAGGCGCTGCAGGAGCTGGGCAGCCTGGCCCAGTGCTACCAGGGTGGGGACGGCCTCGCGGACTGA
- the MSTO1 gene encoding protein misato homolog 1 isoform X1, with protein sequence MAGGAREVLTLQLGHFAGFVGAHWWNQQDAALCDAADAGEPPGELCPDVLYRAGRTPSGQDTYTPRLVLMDLKGSLSSLKQEGGLYGDRQLDAAIAWQGKLTTHKEELCPPNPYLQDLLSAEGVLSSDGTWRVKSIPNGKGPPPLTAATAPKPLVPTESSSRVWSDFLRVHLHPRSICMIQKYNHDGEAGRLEAFGQGESLLKEPRYLEELEDRLHFFVEECDYLQGFQILCDLHDGFSGVGAKATELLRDEYSGRGIITWGLLPGPYSLGEPQKNIYRLLNTAFGLVHMSAHSSLVCPLSLGGSLGLRPEPPVTFPHLRYDATLPFHCAAILATALDTVTVPYRRRSSPVSMVHLADTLNSSGKKVATAAAAIPFPLVPGQCLPDALAQLGGAAAWTPLSACGRPSGARFAQSVVLRGLDKACLTSRPAPGTRLPSPLHACDTGEDVLAQYLQQQQPRARSSAHLLLAPCKVVPPYPCLFSPSLGRHGLLLDGPPSGAAVESIPVLGALCSSSTLGRALGDLARDLGKLDVRRWASFMDAGVEQGDVEEALQELGSLAQCYQGGDGLAD encoded by the exons ATGGCGGGTGGGGCCCGGGAGGTGCTGACGCTGCAGTTGGGCCACTTCGCAGGTTTCGTGGGAGCGCACTGGTGGAACCAGCAG GATGCTGCGCTGTGCGACGCGGCCGATGCCGGGGAGCCGCCGGGGGAGCTGTGTCCCGACGTCCTGTACCGGGCCGGCAGGACGCCGTCCGGCCAGGACACCTACACGCCCAGGCTCGTCCTCATGGATCTGAAGG GTAGTCTGAGCTCCCTAAAACAAGAAGGTGGCCTCTACGGGGACAGACAGCTAGATGCAGCGATAGCGTG GCAGGGAAAGCTCACCACACACAAGGAGGAACTCTGTCCCCCAAATCCTTATCTCCAGGACCTTCTGAGTGCAGAG GGAGTGCTGAGTAGTGATGGTACCTGGAGGGTCAAATCCATCCCCAATGGCAAAG GTCCCCCGCCACTCACCGCTGCTACAGCCCCCAAACCACTTGTCCCCACAGAGAGCAGCAGCAGAGTCTGGTCAGATTTCCTGCGCGTCCATCTCCATCCCCGGAGCATCTGTATGATTCAGAAGTACAACCATGATGG GGAAGCAGGCCGCCTGGAGGCTTTTGGCCAAGGCGAGAGTCTCCTGAAGGAGCCCAGGTATCTGGAAGAGCTGGAGGACAGACTGCATTTCTTCGTGGAGGAATGTGACTACCTGCAG GGTTTCCAGATCCTGTGTGACCTGCACGATGGCTTCTCTGGGGTAGGCGCGAAGGCCACAGAGTTGCTACGGGACGAGTATTCGGGGCGGGGAATAATAACCTGGGGCCTTCTCCCTGGTCCCTACAGTCTTGGG gagccccagaaaaaCATCTATCGTCTGCTGAACACAGCTTTTGGCCTGGTGCACATGTCTGCTCACAGCTCCCTGGTCTGCCCCTTGTCCTTGGGCGGGAGCCTGGGACTGCGGCCTGAGCCTCCGGTCACCTTCCCTCACCTCCGTTATGAC GCCACTCTGCCCTTCCACTGTGCCGCCATCCTGGCTACAGCCCTGGACACAGTCACGGTTCCTTACCGCCGGCGTTCCTCACCAGTTTCCATGGTTCATCTGGCCGATACGCTGAACTCCTCTGGGAAAAAG gtggcgacggcggcggcggccatCCCCTTTCCCTTGGTACCAGGCCAGTGCCTCCCTGATGCCCTGGCGCAGCTCGGAGGGGCCGCGGCGTGGACCCCGCTGTCCGCATGCGGGCGTCCTTCTGGAGCGCGCTTCGCCCAGTCAGTGGTGCTGAGGGGTCTAGACAAAGCATGCCTCACCAG CCGGCCCGCCCCAGGGACACGTCTGCCTTCACCGCTCCACGCGTGCGACACGGGGGAGGACGTTTTGGCCCAGTActtgcagcagcagcagcctaGAGCCAGGAG CTCCGCCCACCTGCTGCTGGCGCCCTGCAAGGTGGTTCCTCCGTACCCCTGCCTCTTTTCCCCAAGCCTCGGCCGGCACGGTTTGCTTCTGGATGGCCCGCCATCGGGGGCAG CCGTGGAGAGCATCCCAGTGCTTGGggccctctgctcctcttctACTTTGGGCCGGGCCCTGGGAGACTTGGCCAGAGACCTCGGCAAACTGGACGTGCGGCGCTGGGCCAGCTTCATGGACGCTGGGGTGGAGCAGGGGGACGTGGAGGAGGCGCTGCAGGAGCTGGGCAGCCTGGCCCAGTGCTACCAGGGTGGGGACGGCCTCGCGGACTGA
- the MSTO1 gene encoding protein misato homolog 1 isoform X2: MAGGAREVLTLQLGHFAGFVGAHWWNQQDAALCDAADAGEPPGELCPDVLYRAGRTPSGQDTYTPRLVLMDLKGSLSSLKQEGGLYGDRQLDAAIAWQGKLTTHKEELCPPNPYLQDLLSAEGVLSSDGTWRVKSIPNGKESSSRVWSDFLRVHLHPRSICMIQKYNHDGEAGRLEAFGQGESLLKEPRYLEELEDRLHFFVEECDYLQGFQILCDLHDGFSGVGAKATELLRDEYSGRGIITWGLLPGPYSLGEPQKNIYRLLNTAFGLVHMSAHSSLVCPLSLGGSLGLRPEPPVTFPHLRYDATLPFHCAAILATALDTVTVPYRRRSSPVSMVHLADTLNSSGKKVATAAAAIPFPLVPGQCLPDALAQLGGAAAWTPLSACGRPSGARFAQSVVLRGLDKACLTSRPAPGTRLPSPLHACDTGEDVLAQYLQQQQPRARSSAHLLLAPCKVVPPYPCLFSPSLGRHGLLLDGPPSGAAVESIPVLGALCSSSTLGRALGDLARDLGKLDVRRWASFMDAGVEQGDVEEALQELGSLAQCYQGGDGLAD; the protein is encoded by the exons ATGGCGGGTGGGGCCCGGGAGGTGCTGACGCTGCAGTTGGGCCACTTCGCAGGTTTCGTGGGAGCGCACTGGTGGAACCAGCAG GATGCTGCGCTGTGCGACGCGGCCGATGCCGGGGAGCCGCCGGGGGAGCTGTGTCCCGACGTCCTGTACCGGGCCGGCAGGACGCCGTCCGGCCAGGACACCTACACGCCCAGGCTCGTCCTCATGGATCTGAAGG GTAGTCTGAGCTCCCTAAAACAAGAAGGTGGCCTCTACGGGGACAGACAGCTAGATGCAGCGATAGCGTG GCAGGGAAAGCTCACCACACACAAGGAGGAACTCTGTCCCCCAAATCCTTATCTCCAGGACCTTCTGAGTGCAGAG GGAGTGCTGAGTAGTGATGGTACCTGGAGGGTCAAATCCATCCCCAATGGCAAAG AGAGCAGCAGCAGAGTCTGGTCAGATTTCCTGCGCGTCCATCTCCATCCCCGGAGCATCTGTATGATTCAGAAGTACAACCATGATGG GGAAGCAGGCCGCCTGGAGGCTTTTGGCCAAGGCGAGAGTCTCCTGAAGGAGCCCAGGTATCTGGAAGAGCTGGAGGACAGACTGCATTTCTTCGTGGAGGAATGTGACTACCTGCAG GGTTTCCAGATCCTGTGTGACCTGCACGATGGCTTCTCTGGGGTAGGCGCGAAGGCCACAGAGTTGCTACGGGACGAGTATTCGGGGCGGGGAATAATAACCTGGGGCCTTCTCCCTGGTCCCTACAGTCTTGGG gagccccagaaaaaCATCTATCGTCTGCTGAACACAGCTTTTGGCCTGGTGCACATGTCTGCTCACAGCTCCCTGGTCTGCCCCTTGTCCTTGGGCGGGAGCCTGGGACTGCGGCCTGAGCCTCCGGTCACCTTCCCTCACCTCCGTTATGAC GCCACTCTGCCCTTCCACTGTGCCGCCATCCTGGCTACAGCCCTGGACACAGTCACGGTTCCTTACCGCCGGCGTTCCTCACCAGTTTCCATGGTTCATCTGGCCGATACGCTGAACTCCTCTGGGAAAAAG gtggcgacggcggcggcggccatCCCCTTTCCCTTGGTACCAGGCCAGTGCCTCCCTGATGCCCTGGCGCAGCTCGGAGGGGCCGCGGCGTGGACCCCGCTGTCCGCATGCGGGCGTCCTTCTGGAGCGCGCTTCGCCCAGTCAGTGGTGCTGAGGGGTCTAGACAAAGCATGCCTCACCAG CCGGCCCGCCCCAGGGACACGTCTGCCTTCACCGCTCCACGCGTGCGACACGGGGGAGGACGTTTTGGCCCAGTActtgcagcagcagcagcctaGAGCCAGGAG CTCCGCCCACCTGCTGCTGGCGCCCTGCAAGGTGGTTCCTCCGTACCCCTGCCTCTTTTCCCCAAGCCTCGGCCGGCACGGTTTGCTTCTGGATGGCCCGCCATCGGGGGCAG CCGTGGAGAGCATCCCAGTGCTTGGggccctctgctcctcttctACTTTGGGCCGGGCCCTGGGAGACTTGGCCAGAGACCTCGGCAAACTGGACGTGCGGCGCTGGGCCAGCTTCATGGACGCTGGGGTGGAGCAGGGGGACGTGGAGGAGGCGCTGCAGGAGCTGGGCAGCCTGGCCCAGTGCTACCAGGGTGGGGACGGCCTCGCGGACTGA